From the Corvus moneduloides isolate bCorMon1 chromosome 13, bCorMon1.pri, whole genome shotgun sequence genome, the window AGCAAGCCCAGCCCACATCTGAGGGCACCTACCCTGGTGATGGTCACAGCCGTCAGTTTGCACCATGTTCCTGGAACACGCCAGCTGCTTATGGGCAAACGCTGACAGGTAAGAGCTCTGAAGTGTTtgagcacacacagctgtgggATTCACACTTCGAGAGCACCCAGCTCCTGATGTCAGGAGCAGCACGCAGCCAGCCATCACTAGAGGGAGTGCGAGGCAGGCTCGTAGCATTAGCTCTTTTCTTGGTCTGAAGACAGCAGCTCTGACACAGAGCTAAGTTTTCGTACAGTAGCAAACAGTGAGTTGCTCCTCAGGTGTGGGGTTGTGCAGCAACAGGGGAACAGTGTGGGGATGTGGATGGAGAAAGGCTGGGAGTCCTGCTCCAGAGCCCCTATACTTAGGGGAAAGCACATCACAGCATAGTTATCATCActtccctcccagcagccttgctgggctgggcagggctgtgcagacCTTTACTGGATCCAGGActcagagaagggaaggggctTGTTCCAAGTGACACAAAGAGAGCAGGCATCAGGCAAGGTTTTATAACAAAAAATGGTTCAAAGGGagtttgtctttgcttttctcctcatCACTTAGGGTTTGTCCTGCCCTGCCAAACCCCTGTGTCTGTCTGCCTGTGAGGATTTCAGGGCACCACCACACACCAGAAGATTCTCAAATTTTCCTGACTCACCTGTTTCGCACAATGTTAATGGTCAGAAGAACAAGACCCAAAATCATGGTCGCGAGGGAAAGCGCAAGGACAGAGTAATTCCATGTTGAGgctgagggaaagcagagaggcAGGGTTAGTAGGCACAGCACAGTGTGACCCACAGAGCCTGGCCAGGTGTTTCCTGAGGGCATCCAGGATGTTCTGTCCTTGATTTTTGTGGCTTTGAAGTTGATCTTCATGGCACTGACCTGCTGCTATGTCAATCTGCTCCCTCACCCTGCCAAAATCACAAGAGACCTTTGCTCTCTTGGCAGGCTCTGCCTGGAAAGAGGCTGAACCCCAGAGACACTATCTCAGCAAAGCCTCCTGCCTGTCTTCACCTATGGCCTGCTTCTTCCAGAGGTGAGACTGAGGGTTTGTGTGTCTGCGGTAAATCACCTCCTCAGGTAATGCCGTCAGGCATCTCTGTTAAGCAGGAAAGTTAACAGCCAAGGACTGTGTCTCAGACCGGGAACACCAATGGGACTTACGGTCTTCTCTGCCGGAAGAACCAGAGCAGCTTCCTTCCAGCTGTTCCAGTTCCCAAGCCCAGTGGAAGGGTAGCATTGCCTGGTGTGGTGCTCGTACACGTGTGTGCTGGCCAGGGTGGTCGGGAAGGTACTTGTGCTCCTGCCTCAGCtgtggaggaaagagaaagatgcAATGGTCACTCACTGCAGCCCTTCAGACTGCAAGCGACCTTCCCCTTCACTTGCAGGGTTGCCCAGCACGTCTCTCCAAGCAGGCAGAATGCAGCCCTGAGTGCACAGCCTGATCTCATGCACTGAATAGTGGAGAGTGATTTTGGCTGCAGAACCCATTATGGTGGGGCACCATGGCTGCAAAGACCCCAGGATGCTGATAGGGCCTTTCCACTTTCCCCAGTTCCCTCCACtgagaggcagctctgtgtgccACAATTCACCAGAGAGTTGCGTTGTCAAGACCAGTCCTGGGAATCTGACTCTGGACTGCAGTCCTCCAGCAATAAATTCCTATTTATCAGGCTGGCTTGTAAACACAGCTAGACTCTAGCATTTTTTATCAGAAAAGCTTAAATGTCTGCAAAGAAACCAACATGTAAGTTGTGGCCAACCCCAAGCAGAGGACATACAGAGTGCAGATGGGAATGGACACCAAGTTCTGGAACTGGGTGCAACTTTTCCCATGGCTCAGCCAGACTGCTGCTGGTGTATACTGAGGAAAATAGCCccatagaaagaaagaaactgtaTTTCCAGAAAGTTAAGGTCTTTGCACATGTGACCTACTTTACCCACAACACTGTCCTTTAAGCCAAGACTCTAccttgcagcaggaaaaatgggatTATCCACAAGAACT encodes:
- the SLC51B gene encoding LOW QUALITY PROTEIN: organic solute transporter subunit beta (The sequence of the model RefSeq protein was modified relative to this genomic sequence to represent the inferred CDS: inserted 1 base in 1 codon; deleted 2 bases in 2 codons); its protein translation is MGSAAKITLHYSVHEIRLCTQGCILPAWRDVLGNPASEGEGRLQSEGLQSTSTFPTTLASTHVYEHTPGNATLPLGLGTGTAGRKLLWFFRREDPSTWNYSVLALSLATMILGLVLLTINIVRNRKRKILVNGEAAQTTQQVDLDAKQXLVPVQEYSPPSRKKQEPGPQDRRPGDVTVQWKDGTVTSLYTEMSEEAI